The Bombus fervidus isolate BK054 chromosome 8, iyBomFerv1, whole genome shotgun sequence genome window below encodes:
- the Cse1 gene encoding chromosome segregation 1 — MELTDDNLLTLSEYLKHTLSPDVNVRRPAEKFLESVEINQNYPLLLLHLVDKSEINITIRIAGAVAFKNYIKRNWKVGEDSVDRIHAQDRDAIKKLIVNLMLHSPDSVQKQLSDAVSIVGKYDFPNKWPELIDQMVDKFNTGDFHVINGVLHTAHSLFKRYRYEFKSQSLWTEIKFVLDRFAKPLTDLFVATMNLMQVHTNNIDALKVIYSSLVILSKVFYSLNFQDLPEFFEDNMAVWMRNFHILLNTNVPSLQSTDEEEPGVIEQLKSQVCDNIGLYAQKYDEEFQPYLPEFVTAVWNLLTSTGQQPKYDTLVSNALQFLATVADRAQYRNLFEDPSTLSNICEKVIIPNMEFRESDNELFEDNPEEYIRRDIEGSDVDTRRRAACDLVKVLSKYFEAKIMEIFGAYIQVMLQNYTDKPVENWRSKDAAIYLVTSSASKAQTQKHGVTQSSELVSLPQFAMQHIEPELVKPNVNEFSVLKADAIKFIMTFRSILPREMIIGSLPQLIRHLSASNIVVHTYAACTIEKILAMKGPDNTPLVKANDLSPLTSDLLKGLFACLNTPGSEENEYVMKAIMRSFGILQEVIVPFLADLLPKLTEKLSIVSKNPSRPNFNHYLFETFALSIKIVCKTHKVAVSSFEEALFPIFQEILQQDVLEFLPYVFQILALLLELRTTQDIPEAYLALFPCLLSSVLFERQANIHPLNRLLRAFISHGAHHIVAQDKTNGLLGVFQKLIASKANDHEGFLLLQSIIEYFAPNVLEPYMKQIFVLLFQRLSSSKTTKFVKGLIVFFAYYIIRYGSNNLVTIIDQIQARMFGMVVERVLISDMQKISGDIERKVTAVGMSNLLIDCPMILERPYNTYYPRLLATLVEFFELPQDQTTLSEDNIVPETEDTPGYQVGYSQLLFGKNPPKDPLEAIGDVRLHLAQGLARLSPRQLLSILDQIPEPNANHLRGYLQTVGITVA, encoded by the exons GGAGAAGATTCTGTAGATCGTATACATGCACAAGATAGGGAtgctataaaaaaattaattgttaatctAATGCTACATTCTCCTGATTCTGTTCAAAAACAGTTATCTGATGCTGTTTCAATAGTTGGAAAGTATGATTTCCCAAATAAATGGCCAGAGCTTATTGACCAAATGGTTGACAAATTCAATACAGGCGATTTTCATGTTATCAATGGTGTCTTACATACAGCACattcattatttaaaagatacaGATATGAATTTAAAAGTCAGAGCCTATGGACTgagataaaatttgtattggATAGATTTGCTAAACCTTTGACAGATCTATTTGtt gCTACAATGAATCTAATGCAAGTACATACAAACAATATAGATGCATTGAAAGTTATATATAGTTCTTTGGTAATTTTATCCAAGGTGTTCTACTCTCTTAATTTCCAA gaTTTACCAGAATTTTTTGAAGACAATATGGCTGTATGGATGaggaattttcatattttgttgAATACAAATGTTCCCTCTCTACAATCTACT GACGAAGAAGAACCAGGAGTAATTGAACAGTTAAAGTCGCAAGTTTGTGACAATATTGGCCTTTATGCTCAGAAATATGATGAAGAGTTTCAACCATACTTACCTGAATTTGTAACTGCTGTATGGAATTTACTAACATCGACTGGGCAACAACCAAAATATGATACT CTAGTTTCGAATGCCTTGCAATTTTTAGCAACAGTAGCTGACCGTGCTCAGTATAGAAACTTGTTCGAAGATCCAAGCACTTTGAGCAATATTTGTGAAAAGGTTATAATACCTAATATGGAATTTAGAG agTCGGATAATGAATTATTTGAGGATAATCCTGAGGAATATATCAGGCGAGATATTGAGGGTAGCGATGTCGATACACGAAGACGTGCTGCCTGTGATTTAGTTAAAGtactttctaaatattttgaagcgaaaataatggaaatttttgGTGCCTATATACAG GTaatgttacaaaattatactGATAAACCAGTTGAAAATTGGCGCAGTAAGGATGCTGCAATTTATCTAGTCACCAGTAGTGCAAGCAAAGCTCAAACACAAAAACATGGTGTTACGCAGAGCAGCGAGCTTGTTTCATTACCTCAATTTGCAATGCAACATATTGAACCGGAGTTAGTCAAACCAAATG TGAATGAATTTTCTGTACTTAAAGCTGatgcaattaaatttataatgacATTCAGATCAATATTACCAAGAGAAATGATAATTGGTAGTTTACCACAACTAATTAGGCATTTAAGTGCTTCAAATATTGTTGTTCACACATATGCTGCTTGCACGATTGAAAAAATACTCGCAATGAAAGGACCCGATAATACACCTTT agtTAAAGCAAATGATTTATCACCATTGACGTCGGATTTATTAAAGGGTTTATTTGCATGTTTAAATACACCTGGCTCAGAAGAAAACGAATATGTAATGAAAGCTATCATGAGAAGCTTCGGTATTCTACAAGAAGTGATTGTACCATTCTTAGCAGATCTTCTCCCAAAACTTACAGAAAAACTTTCTATTGTATCTAAAAATCCAAGTCGTCCCAATTTTAACCATTATCTCTTCGAAACATTTGCTTTATCAATTAa aatCGTTTGTAAAACACACAAAGTTGCAGTATCGTCATTTGAAGAAGCACtgtttccaatttttcaagaaatctTACAACAAGATGTTTtag AATTTCTACCGTACGTTTTTCAAATCCTTGCTTTACTTCTGGAACTACGAACGACACAAGATATCCCAGAAGCATATTTGGCTTTGTTCCCTTGTCTATTATCATCCGTTTTATTTGAACGCCAAGCTAATATTCACCCATTAAATCGATTATTAAGAGCTTTTATTAGCCATGGTGCACATCATATCGTAGCACAAGATAAGACAAATGGTTTATTAGGTGTATTCCAAAAATTGATTGCCTCAAAGGCTAATGATCACGAAGGTTTCCTATTATTACAAagtattattgaatattttgcaCC gaaTGTATTAGAACCatatatgaaacaaatttttgtactATTGTTTCAAAGGCTTTCATCTTCGAAAACGACAAAATTTGTAAAGGGCCTAATCGTATTTTTTGCGTACTATATCATTAGATATGGCTCAAATAATTTGGTTACAATTATAGATCAAATACAAGCTCG AATGTTTGGTATGGTTGTAGAACGCGTATTAATATCAGATATGCAAAAAATATCAGGTGATATCGAACGAAAAGTAACTGCTGTGGGAATGTCAAATTTACTAATTGATTGCCCAATGATACTAGAAAGGccatataatacatattatccCCGTTTATTAGCAACGTTAgtagaatttttcgaattacCACAGGATCAGACTACATTATCCGAAGATAATATAGTCCCAGAAACTGAAGATACGCCTGGGTATCAAGTAGGATATAGTCAACTGCTTTTTGGAAAAAATCCTCCAAAAGATCCTCTGGAAG cAATTGGCGACGTACGTTTACATTTAGCACAAGGATTAGCAAGATTGTCACCAAGACAATTACTTAGTATTCTTGACCAAATTCCAGAACCTAATGCAAACCACCTGAGAGGCTACCTTCAAACGGTTGGCATTACCGTTGCATAA
- the Tm9sf2 gene encoding transmembrane 9 superfamily protein member 2 isoform X1 has translation MARIILLWLLFVVCLIHHSSTFYLPGLAPVNYCKAGETSETCKSEIKLYVNRLNTEKYVIPYEYHHFDFCPSDETQSPVENLGQVVFGERIRPSPYKLEFMKNVNCDVVCKRSYQGGNKESEKKLEFLRKGMAFKYQHHWIVDNMPVTWCYQLEDERQYCSTGFPMGCFLRDSRSQQDCTVNDAYNKRENSYYLYNHVDLTITYHSGVKEEWGSAFKENGGRIISVKVVPRSIKHGTVVNCDHKEALDIPHSPLSVGKNLDITYTYSVTYIENSTIKWSSRWDYILESMPHTNIQWFSILNSLIIVLFLSGMVAMILLRTLHKDIARYNQASFQIESGEDAHEEFGWKLVHGDVFRPPRKGMLLSVLLGSGVQVFYMTLVTLAFACLGFLSPANRGALMTCAMVLYVCLGATAGYVSARIYKSFGGEKWKSNVVLTSMLSPGIVFSLFFIMNLIFWANESSAAVPFSTLIALLALWFGVSLPLTFIGAYFGFRKRSLEHPVRTNQIPRQIPEQSFYTQPIPGVIMGGVLPFGCIFIQLFFILNSLWSSQVYYMFGFLFLVFVILVITCSETTILLCYFHLCAEDYHWWWRSFLTSGFTAFYLLIYCIHFFMTKLEIEDATSTFLYFGYTCIMVYLFFVLTGSIGFFACFWFVRKIYSVVKVD, from the exons ATGGCGAGAATAATTTTACTGTGGTTACTGTTCGTTGTATGTCTAATTCACCATTCATCGACTTTTTATTTACCGGGTCTAGCACCGGTAAATTATTGCAAGGCCGGAGAAACCTCTGAAACGTGTAAA TCTGAGATTAAACTATATGTAAATCGTCTAAACACTGAGAAAtatgtaataccatatgaaTATCATCA CTTTGATTTTTGTCCTTCCGATGAAACTCAAAGTCCTGTTGAAAACTTGGGACAGGTTGTTTTTGGAGAGCGTATAAGGCCTTCTCCTTACAAG CTAGAGTTcatgaaaaatgttaattgtGATGTTGTGTGTAAAAGATCATATCAAGGTGGAAATAAAGAATCAGAaaagaaattggaatttttgagGAAAGGAATGGCATTTAAATATCAGCATCATTGGATAGTTG aTAATATGCCTGTTACGTGGTGTTATCAGTTAGAAGATGAAAGACAATATTGTAGTACTGGATTTCCTATGGGATGCTTCTTACGAGATTCAAGATCTCAACAGGACTGTACTgttaat GATGCATAtaacaaaagagaaaatagtTATTACCTATATAATCACGTAGACCTTACGATCACGTATCATAGTGGTGTTAAAGAAGAATGGGGATCTGCATTTAAAGAAAACGGAGGACGTATAATAT cTGTTAAAGTGGTTCCGCGTAGCATTAAACATGGTACTGTTGTTAACTGTGACCACAAAGAAGCATTAGATATACCACACAGTCCACTTTCTGTTGGGAAAAACTTAGATATTACTTACACATACTCTGTGACATATATT gaAAACAGTACAATCAAATGGTCATCTAGATGggattatattttagaatctaTGCCACATACAAATATCCAGTGGTTTAGTATTcttaattcattaataattgttttgtTCCTTTCTGGAATGGTGGCCATGATATTGCTCCGAACATTGCACAAAGATATTGCGAGATACAATCAG GCTTCCTTCCAGATAGAATCAGGAGAAGACGCACATGAAGAATTTGGCTGGAAATTAGTTCATGGTGATGTATTCCGACCTCCTCGCAAAGGAATGTTATTATCAGTTTTACTCGGGTCTGGTGTTCAAGTGTTTTATATGACACTTGTAACACTTG CATTTGCGTGTTTAGGATTTTTATCTCCAGCAAACAGAGGAGCTTTAATGACTTGTGCCATGGTTTTATATGTTTGTCTTGGAGCTACTGCTGGTTACGTATCTGCTAGAATATATAAAAGCTTCGGTGGTGAAAAATGGAAATCGAACGTTGTACTTACATCTATGTTGAGTCCTGG aaTTGTATTCAgtttattctttataatgaatttaattttttgggCAAATGAAAGTTCAGCTGCAGTACCATTCAGCACTCTTATTGCTCTTCTAGCACTTTGGTTTGGAGTATCTCTTCCATTAACATTTATTGGTGCTTATTTCGGATTCCGGAAAAGG tctTTGGAGCATCCTGTTAGAACCAATCAAATTCCTAGACAAATACCAGAACAAAGTTTTTATACTCAACCAATACCTGGTGTAATAATGGGTGGAGTTCTACCTTTCGgatgtatatttatacaattattcttTATACTTAATTCTTTATG GTCAAGTCAGGTGTATTACATGTTTGGATTTCTCTTTTTGGTATTTGTTATACTCGTAATTACATGTTCAGAAACGACGATTTTACTTTGCTATTTCCATCTTTGTGCGGAG GATTATCATTGGTGGTGGCGTAGTTTCCTAACATCTGGATTTACCGCgttctatttattaatctaTTGCATACATTTTTTCATGACTAAGTTGGAAATAGAAGATGCTACATCTACGTTCCTTTACTTTGGTTATACTTGTATTATGGTTTACTTATTCTTCGTTTTAACAG GATCAATTGGCTTCTTTGCCTGTTTCTGGTTCGTGCGAAAGATCTACAGTGTCGTAAAAGTCGACTAA
- the Tm9sf2 gene encoding transmembrane 9 superfamily protein member 2 isoform X2, translating into MARIILLWLLFVVCLIHHSSTFYLPGLAPVNYCKAGETSETCKSEIKLYVNRLNTEKYVIPYEYHHFDFCPSDETQSPVENLGQVVFGERIRPSPYKLEFMKNVNCDVVCKRSYQGGNKESEKKLEFLRKGMAFKYQHHWIVDNMPVTWCYQLEDERQYCSTGFPMGCFLRDSRSQQDCTVNDAYNKRENSYYLYNHVDLTITYHSGVKEEWGSAFKENGGRIISVKVVPRSIKHGTVVNCDHKEALDIPHSPLSVGKNLDITYTYSVTYIENSTIKWSSRWDYILESMPHTNIQWFSILNSLIIVLFLSGMVAMILLRTLHKDIARYNQIESGEDAHEEFGWKLVHGDVFRPPRKGMLLSVLLGSGVQVFYMTLVTLAFACLGFLSPANRGALMTCAMVLYVCLGATAGYVSARIYKSFGGEKWKSNVVLTSMLSPGIVFSLFFIMNLIFWANESSAAVPFSTLIALLALWFGVSLPLTFIGAYFGFRKRSLEHPVRTNQIPRQIPEQSFYTQPIPGVIMGGVLPFGCIFIQLFFILNSLWSSQVYYMFGFLFLVFVILVITCSETTILLCYFHLCAEDYHWWWRSFLTSGFTAFYLLIYCIHFFMTKLEIEDATSTFLYFGYTCIMVYLFFVLTGSIGFFACFWFVRKIYSVVKVD; encoded by the exons ATGGCGAGAATAATTTTACTGTGGTTACTGTTCGTTGTATGTCTAATTCACCATTCATCGACTTTTTATTTACCGGGTCTAGCACCGGTAAATTATTGCAAGGCCGGAGAAACCTCTGAAACGTGTAAA TCTGAGATTAAACTATATGTAAATCGTCTAAACACTGAGAAAtatgtaataccatatgaaTATCATCA CTTTGATTTTTGTCCTTCCGATGAAACTCAAAGTCCTGTTGAAAACTTGGGACAGGTTGTTTTTGGAGAGCGTATAAGGCCTTCTCCTTACAAG CTAGAGTTcatgaaaaatgttaattgtGATGTTGTGTGTAAAAGATCATATCAAGGTGGAAATAAAGAATCAGAaaagaaattggaatttttgagGAAAGGAATGGCATTTAAATATCAGCATCATTGGATAGTTG aTAATATGCCTGTTACGTGGTGTTATCAGTTAGAAGATGAAAGACAATATTGTAGTACTGGATTTCCTATGGGATGCTTCTTACGAGATTCAAGATCTCAACAGGACTGTACTgttaat GATGCATAtaacaaaagagaaaatagtTATTACCTATATAATCACGTAGACCTTACGATCACGTATCATAGTGGTGTTAAAGAAGAATGGGGATCTGCATTTAAAGAAAACGGAGGACGTATAATAT cTGTTAAAGTGGTTCCGCGTAGCATTAAACATGGTACTGTTGTTAACTGTGACCACAAAGAAGCATTAGATATACCACACAGTCCACTTTCTGTTGGGAAAAACTTAGATATTACTTACACATACTCTGTGACATATATT gaAAACAGTACAATCAAATGGTCATCTAGATGggattatattttagaatctaTGCCACATACAAATATCCAGTGGTTTAGTATTcttaattcattaataattgttttgtTCCTTTCTGGAATGGTGGCCATGATATTGCTCCGAACATTGCACAAAGATATTGCGAGATACAATCAG ATAGAATCAGGAGAAGACGCACATGAAGAATTTGGCTGGAAATTAGTTCATGGTGATGTATTCCGACCTCCTCGCAAAGGAATGTTATTATCAGTTTTACTCGGGTCTGGTGTTCAAGTGTTTTATATGACACTTGTAACACTTG CATTTGCGTGTTTAGGATTTTTATCTCCAGCAAACAGAGGAGCTTTAATGACTTGTGCCATGGTTTTATATGTTTGTCTTGGAGCTACTGCTGGTTACGTATCTGCTAGAATATATAAAAGCTTCGGTGGTGAAAAATGGAAATCGAACGTTGTACTTACATCTATGTTGAGTCCTGG aaTTGTATTCAgtttattctttataatgaatttaattttttgggCAAATGAAAGTTCAGCTGCAGTACCATTCAGCACTCTTATTGCTCTTCTAGCACTTTGGTTTGGAGTATCTCTTCCATTAACATTTATTGGTGCTTATTTCGGATTCCGGAAAAGG tctTTGGAGCATCCTGTTAGAACCAATCAAATTCCTAGACAAATACCAGAACAAAGTTTTTATACTCAACCAATACCTGGTGTAATAATGGGTGGAGTTCTACCTTTCGgatgtatatttatacaattattcttTATACTTAATTCTTTATG GTCAAGTCAGGTGTATTACATGTTTGGATTTCTCTTTTTGGTATTTGTTATACTCGTAATTACATGTTCAGAAACGACGATTTTACTTTGCTATTTCCATCTTTGTGCGGAG GATTATCATTGGTGGTGGCGTAGTTTCCTAACATCTGGATTTACCGCgttctatttattaatctaTTGCATACATTTTTTCATGACTAAGTTGGAAATAGAAGATGCTACATCTACGTTCCTTTACTTTGGTTATACTTGTATTATGGTTTACTTATTCTTCGTTTTAACAG GATCAATTGGCTTCTTTGCCTGTTTCTGGTTCGTGCGAAAGATCTACAGTGTCGTAAAAGTCGACTAA